The Symphalangus syndactylus isolate Jambi chromosome 11, NHGRI_mSymSyn1-v2.1_pri, whole genome shotgun sequence genome contains a region encoding:
- the CX3CL1 gene encoding fractalkine isoform X2 produces MAPISLSWLLRLATLCHLTVLLAGTSLDSGQHHGVTKCKITCSKMTSKIPVALLIHYQQNQASCGKRAIVLETRQHRLFCADPKEQWVKDAMQHLDRQAAALTRNGGTFEKQIGEVKPRTTPATRGMDESVVLEPKATGESSSLEPTPSSQEAQRALGTSPELPTGVTGSSGTGLPLTPKAQDGGPVGTELFQVPPASTAATWQSSAPHQPGPGLWAEGKTSEALSTQDPSTQASTTSSPAPEENAPSEGQRVWGQGQSPRPENSLEREEMGPVPAHTDAFQDWGPGSMAHVSVVPVSSERTPSREPVASGSWTPKAEEPIHATMDPQRLGVLITPVPDAQAATRRQAVGLLAFLGLLFCLGVAMFTYQSLQGCPRKMAGEMAEGLRYIPRSCGSNSYVLVPV; encoded by the exons GAACCTCTTTGGACTCAGGACAGCACCACGGTGTGACGAAATGCAAAATCACGTGCAGCAAGATGACGTCAAAGATACCTGTAGCTTTGCTCATCCACTATCAACAGAACCAGGCATCGTGCGGCAAACGTGCAATCGT CTTGGAGACGAGACAGCACAGGCTGTTCTGTGCCGACCCGAAGGAGCAATGGGTCAAGGACGCGATGCAGCATCTGGACCGCCAGGCTGCTGCCCTAACTCGAAATGGCGGCACCTTCGAGAAGCAGATCGGCGAGGTGAAGCCCAGGACCACCCCTGCCACCAGGGGAATGGACGAGTCTGTGGTCCTGGAGCCCAAAGCCACAGGCGAAAGCAGTAGCCTGGAGCCGACTCCTTCTTCCCAGGAGGCACAGAGGGCCCTGGGGACCTCCCCAGAGCTGCCGACAGGCGTGACTGGTTCCTCAGGGACCGGGCTCCCCCTGACACCAAAGGCTCAGGATGGAGGGCCTGTGGGCACGGAGCTTTTCCAAGTGCCTCCCGCCTCCACTGCCGCCACGTGGCAGAGTTCTGCTCCCCACCAACCTGGGCCCGGCCTCTGGGCTGAGGGAAAGACCTCTGAGGCCCTGTCCACCCAGGACCCCTCCACCCAGGCCTCCACTACGTCCTCCCCAGCCCCAGAGGAGAATGCTCCGTCTGAAGGCCAGCGTGTGTGGGGTCAGGGACAGAGCCCCAGGCCAGAGAACTCTCTGGAGCGGGAGGAGATGGGTCCCGTGCCAGCGCACACGGATGCCTTCCAGGACTGGGGGCCTGGCAGCATGGCCCACGTCTCTGTGGTCCCTGTCTCCTCAGAAAGGACCCCCAGCAGGGAGCCAGTGGCTTCAGGCAGCTGGACCCCTAAGGCTGAGGAACCCATCCATGCCACCATGGACCCCCAGAGGCTGGGCGTCCTTATCACTCCTGTCCCTGACGCCCAGGCTGCCACCCGGAGGCAGGCGGTGGGGCTGctggccttccttggcctcctcttCTGCCTGGGGGTGGCCATGTTCACCTACCAGAGCCTCCAGGGCTGCCCTCGAAAGATGGCGGGAGAGATGGCGGAGGGCCTTCGCTACATCCCCCGGAGCTGTGGTAGTAACTCATATGTCCTGGTGCCCGTGTGA
- the CX3CL1 gene encoding fractalkine isoform X1 — MAPISLSWLLRLATLCHLTVLLAGQHHGVTKCKITCSKMTSKIPVALLIHYQQNQASCGKRAIVLETRQHRLFCADPKEQWVKDAMQHLDRQAAALTRNGGTFEKQIGEVKPRTTPATRGMDESVVLEPKATGESSSLEPTPSSQEAQRALGTSPELPTGVTGSSGTGLPLTPKAQDGGPVGTELFQVPPASTAATWQSSAPHQPGPGLWAEGKTSEALSTQDPSTQASTTSSPAPEENAPSEGQRVWGQGQSPRPENSLEREEMGPVPAHTDAFQDWGPGSMAHVSVVPVSSERTPSREPVASGSWTPKAEEPIHATMDPQRLGVLITPVPDAQAATRRQAVGLLAFLGLLFCLGVAMFTYQSLQGCPRKMAGEMAEGLRYIPRSCGSNSYVLVPV, encoded by the exons GACAGCACCACGGTGTGACGAAATGCAAAATCACGTGCAGCAAGATGACGTCAAAGATACCTGTAGCTTTGCTCATCCACTATCAACAGAACCAGGCATCGTGCGGCAAACGTGCAATCGT CTTGGAGACGAGACAGCACAGGCTGTTCTGTGCCGACCCGAAGGAGCAATGGGTCAAGGACGCGATGCAGCATCTGGACCGCCAGGCTGCTGCCCTAACTCGAAATGGCGGCACCTTCGAGAAGCAGATCGGCGAGGTGAAGCCCAGGACCACCCCTGCCACCAGGGGAATGGACGAGTCTGTGGTCCTGGAGCCCAAAGCCACAGGCGAAAGCAGTAGCCTGGAGCCGACTCCTTCTTCCCAGGAGGCACAGAGGGCCCTGGGGACCTCCCCAGAGCTGCCGACAGGCGTGACTGGTTCCTCAGGGACCGGGCTCCCCCTGACACCAAAGGCTCAGGATGGAGGGCCTGTGGGCACGGAGCTTTTCCAAGTGCCTCCCGCCTCCACTGCCGCCACGTGGCAGAGTTCTGCTCCCCACCAACCTGGGCCCGGCCTCTGGGCTGAGGGAAAGACCTCTGAGGCCCTGTCCACCCAGGACCCCTCCACCCAGGCCTCCACTACGTCCTCCCCAGCCCCAGAGGAGAATGCTCCGTCTGAAGGCCAGCGTGTGTGGGGTCAGGGACAGAGCCCCAGGCCAGAGAACTCTCTGGAGCGGGAGGAGATGGGTCCCGTGCCAGCGCACACGGATGCCTTCCAGGACTGGGGGCCTGGCAGCATGGCCCACGTCTCTGTGGTCCCTGTCTCCTCAGAAAGGACCCCCAGCAGGGAGCCAGTGGCTTCAGGCAGCTGGACCCCTAAGGCTGAGGAACCCATCCATGCCACCATGGACCCCCAGAGGCTGGGCGTCCTTATCACTCCTGTCCCTGACGCCCAGGCTGCCACCCGGAGGCAGGCGGTGGGGCTGctggccttccttggcctcctcttCTGCCTGGGGGTGGCCATGTTCACCTACCAGAGCCTCCAGGGCTGCCCTCGAAAGATGGCGGGAGAGATGGCGGAGGGCCTTCGCTACATCCCCCGGAGCTGTGGTAGTAACTCATATGTCCTGGTGCCCGTGTGA